CGCTCCTCCTGGCCGACATCGAAGGGTCGACTCGCCTTTGGGAGTCGCGGGCGGCCGAGATGACGAGCGCGATCGCCGACTTCGACCAACTCGTCTCCGAGACGGTCGGCCTTCGGCGCGGAGTCCGGCCTATCGAGCAAGGTGAGGGGGACAGCTTTGTCGCCGCCTTCTCGAGGCCGTCGGACGCGGTGGCCTGCGTCTTGGACCTTCAACTGGCGCTCTCCGAACGCGATGGACCGATCCGCTTGCGCATCGGGCTCCACACGGGAGAGGTGC
Above is a window of Acidimicrobiales bacterium DNA encoding:
- a CDS encoding adenylate/guanylate cyclase domain-containing protein translates to MVETVSRTLLSRLRLEDGVMEETSLGREADFALPVGIVTLLLADIEGSTRLWESRAAEMTSAIADFDQLVSETVGLRRGVRPIEQGEGDSFVAAFSRPSDAVACVLDLQLALSERDGPIRLRIGLHTGEV